One genomic window of Prochlorococcus sp. MIT 0801 includes the following:
- a CDS encoding DUF2839 domain-containing protein — protein sequence MGEARRRSEQGLNPRSTKNSKNESPRIVSWFPVTQAQRDQFIQLSIRAGWVGIAALVILWIIVRFVGPAAGWWIPADIR from the coding sequence ATGGGAGAAGCTCGCCGAAGATCTGAACAAGGCTTAAACCCTCGTAGTACGAAAAACTCTAAGAATGAGTCACCTCGTATTGTCTCTTGGTTTCCTGTTACGCAAGCGCAAAGAGATCAATTCATTCAACTAAGTATTCGTGCGGGATGGGTAGGTATTGCTGCTTTGGTTATTCTCTGGATTATTGTTCGCTTTGTTGGACCTGCTGCAGGGTGGTGGATTCCTGCAGACATCAGATAA